A stretch of Candidatus Bathyarchaeia archaeon DNA encodes these proteins:
- a CDS encoding aminodeoxychorismate/anthranilate synthase component II, translating to MKVLFINNKDSFVYILVDYVAQLGSEVIVVDNSTSPGEVKRIKPDKIIISPGPGHPSKTTGRVTEIIRSYPTVPMLGVCLGHQAIVEAFGGRVGRAPVGPMHGKVSLIYHDGKTIFRDLANPFEAARYHSLAAIQEMLPETLEVSARAEDGTVMGVRHSKYVIEGVQFHPESILTRDGIKIIANFLKL from the coding sequence GTGAAGGTTCTGTTCATTAACAACAAAGACTCTTTCGTCTATATCCTCGTCGATTACGTCGCTCAGCTGGGATCTGAGGTAATTGTGGTCGACAACTCCACGAGCCCAGGAGAAGTGAAGAGGATCAAACCTGATAAGATAATTATATCGCCCGGCCCAGGCCACCCCAGTAAGACTACTGGCAGAGTAACAGAGATAATCCGTTCGTATCCTACGGTCCCGATGCTAGGCGTTTGCTTAGGTCATCAGGCCATTGTAGAAGCATTTGGGGGGAGGGTTGGGCGTGCCCCAGTCGGTCCAATGCATGGAAAAGTCTCACTTATATACCATGACGGGAAGACCATCTTCCGGGACCTCGCAAACCCGTTTGAGGCCGCTCGATACCACTCCTTGGCAGCTATCCAAGAAATGCTTCCTGAGACCCTAGAGGTCTCTGCTAGAGCGGAGGACGGGACAGTTATGGGGGTTAGGCATAGCAAGTATGTTATAGAGGGAGTTCAATTCCACCCTGAGAGCATATTGACGAGGGATGGAATAAAGATAATTGCTAACTTCCTAAAACTCTGA